GGTATCCCCGCATATGCGGCCACCATGGCATACGCAGGTGAAGCTGGCAGTAAGTGGAATGGAAGAGATATTGTGAGTGTTGCTCCGATCATAAGATAGCgtggatttatttttgtcaatatgctctggaatttattttgttcaatatttaGTTGGgggaagaaatattataaattactagaTATCTTTATTGACATTAATTCGACAGTTTCTGAAAAAAAGGTTATCGTGCCTTAACACACATGACCTATCAGTCTGTGGTCATCATTTTTCAGAACAACGAGccaattgttaaaaaaaataaaaatttagtcaaagattatgtatttaaattgtatttttttttgtatccaaTGTCCTGTCCTCTGTGAACACGGTTACAATGAATACATAACAGTttcaaaaatctaaaatagtGGACAAATGACTGGAGAAATCTTTATTCCTATAATCTTTGCACCTCGTTAAACAATtccttaaatgttttttaccaGATTAGCGATGCAGGGCAGTAAGCAGGTCGCAACGTCGGCGTTATTGGCAAATTCTgtcataattttacaaaatagaaTAACTATGAATGCCAGAGCCGGCGCCGGAAGATCGTGACACATCCAAAGAAACTTCACGAATTTGTCGTTCATTTTCGTGTAGGTCATGGCCTCGAAGATAACGTTGTTACTGGCTGTGATAGAAATGATTCAATTGTCATTCACATCTTCTCGTTCAGTCTAAAATTACCTTCACtgattttgtttaaacaattACTAATATTTGGTTatagcttaaaaaataaagggaATTTTGTTTACTATGCTATGTGAGTTACACTGATGTAAAGAAACATGGAATTGTGAATCTAAAaggtatgatatattttaactatcaatgggtttaagaaaaaaataacaatgccatgtaataaacattatatttcagaTTTAAAGGGACTAAAGAGGTCAACGTGATTCTCTCGTGAGATGTGAAGAATATTTTGGTGACGAACTATTTTAGAAAGGAAGTGGACGAGACAACATTCCGTCTGAAGACTTcgaactttaattttaacggtaataattatatctatttatatatataaatattaaataagactaTATATTAGAACATAAGTGTGCGCGATTTTTCTGTGTTAGTCatacatttgaattaaattattatgtaataacgTGTTGCAAGTGCTAGTTATACGAAAATCTTAGCTGTTTAGAtacaagaaataattaattctcatAAAACAGCACAAAGAAGCCTGATACAGCGCCAGACAAAGTCATTACAGCTAATTCATTAATACTAACACAACTggtttttttatcaacaaaatgttaatataagaaatatataattatcaccACAAAGAACTTCATGATGCGGCCATCGATTATAATAACAAGAAACTCGTTAATTGCTCGTAATTAATGCTAACCAGTGATGAACAAAGCACtccaatgtatattttttcttatcaaaGGCCAACTGAGACAGTTTTTAATAGCATTTACTCTTATTATATTGCCTGGAATACAGAAacacaaaatgtttattatatggtaatattttgattaatctcCTGCTATATTTTTCCGTAATTTCGGtcttgaaaatgaaaaaaaaatacatgataattttattgcgaTACACAGGATTTTCtttacattcataatattcGACTCCGTAACATACCGTTATGTCTAAAGTTCTTGATGAAGTCCAGGTTTACGGGCGTTATGAAAAATAGTGCTGCACAGATAATAGAAGGGGAATGCATGTAACTgtagatgaaaaatatatttcgtcaGTCCTTTgaaatgtgttatatatatatatatatatatatatatatatatatatatatatatatatatatatatatatatatatatatatatatataagtgagagtagatataaaataagttaccGTAATacctgtttatttttaatgtttcacgATCAACAACCAAGTCTGTTAAATTGATGCTGGCTTGGAGAATCGCTGTTAATATTACGAACGAACCAACAATCTgggaatttgtattaattatattatataactatcaTACCCTTACAAAAAATCTGCGAATTCTGCCGTTACAAACGCAATCCGCGATTAACTATGAGCGATATTAACTACATAGCGAtcaactgtatttatttaatgcttattgcgaatttataataaaacttttttttaaaagaaagctgcaaatatgttattaaggtCTCTAGAAAAAAGGCATcagcgaattttattatttcaccgTCTATACAGATTATCATCTCAAAATTTTGTGACTGTGGTAAAGTTATAAAcaacactttaaaatatttataacaaaacgaatattttgatttacgCAGcacgtaattatattaaacagacAATCTATAATCGAAattgtaaaaagaaataatatatgcgAGTGTATAACTGTACTGTTtgcaataaaactttttattgtactattaattatttactgtcaaaaaaaaaaagtaaacaaattagttttataatgttgGAAAACAGGAAAATCTGCGAAATTACAACTGAACTGTTTATAATAAGAGCAATCAGACGATTTGTACTCaaactattaaaaagatttattcgcgaatttataataaattgccAGCAAACGCCAAATTACGAAAACATTACTGAGCTGTTTCTAGTAAAAGCAATCTGAATATATACCTAAACTagcaaaaatgtttatttgcgaattttctaattaaaatgtcGATAGCAAAAGCAATCTttggatttataatttaatgtattataggAGGTGAAATcgcaaatttataattactatgCCAGTAAAAAGAGTAATATGCGAATTTGTAATTAACTAACTGTACTGTGAGAAAGTATACAAAgtatgaaaaatttctaagagATAATCGTAtagatattttcttattatatagaaCTTCAATGTGTACCATACAAAGAGTTAaagtttgttgttttcaaatcataaaacaattcggttttacaataataaaatatatatataaaagtctaCATTTTCAAAGAATAACTGGTCTAATAAAACTGCGTTAATTGCAATTGCGAAAATAATTGCAGAGCATACCTATTTGGAAATATAATGTGTATTAAAGAGTCAATAAAACAGATGTAAACTCTAGCTAAAGTTATTGTTCAGTACAATTACCATTTCATGCAGACTTATCCTTCCCAACCTGGTGTATTGCGCCTCCAGCAGTGTCCCAACGTACTGCTGTTCCTCGCTGGTGAGACTCGCCTGGAGAGAGCTGTAGTTCTGTACACTGGAATATACTGTTGTTTAGAAAAACTTTGTTGGCTGTGAcgagaaataattaatgaaaataatttttaattttttttattatcgtcTCTGTTAATCaacgtgtatattttttgtgttgaaCTCTACTGGGTTCGTGTTCTAGTTATGTGACAGAGACAATATGAGCGGCAGAGCTACACCTCATTAGTAATTAACCGGTCATTACCATTGTTACATTTGACCAATATatgttacattgaaattttcttatacatcCCGTACCGCATCATACCAAGGAAGTAAAAGTTCAGCCACAAGTACAGGCATATCTCCATGAGAAGCACCCCTGGCAGAGTGAGTAACGTGAAGTGGGGGGCTTCCAAATTGGGGCTCTTGGGGAAAacccttaaaataaaagaagaaatttCGAGAAAATATTGAGAtatcaacaaatataaattatcttaatagcaataattaaattcgaaTAAATTTGTTCTATAATTACCTTTCTGTGGTCTCACAGATATCAAATGGGCCTACTGTATTTTCGGATGAATGGTGGACTGAGTcgatttaaacataaaaaactaacTATATCCCTACGTGTTTCATATTTATGACAGTATTTGCTATACTGTTCTAGAGTATTTTAATGCTGCAAGACTTGGTCCCCTCGCTCAGACACAGTTCAAAACTTCAATAGCCGTAAAAACCTACTTATTCCTTTCTCTATTAACGGCCTGaacaaataatacttattcGGTTATGTGACAATCGTTGAGCGGAAACcgaaaaaatatcagaaacattaaaaaaggtACCACCTACcatctatatgtatatacatatgtatatacacaatatataagtaataagacgcttatgtatttaaataataaaattacataaaacatcTTGTTAGGtttctgataaaaatataaaaattaccctGAATAAGAGATAAAAGCAACAGCTGTTCCCTTGCCACAAGTGAACTATCAACGTACATATGCTTGTGAGTGAAAACTAGAAAACATGCTTATTTAGTTTGATAAACACAATTTATCACAAGGTTTCTGAATTCTAatgcaaatgttttattaaaatttttaaattttctgtgGCCACgctataatatttctaaaatccTTAAAACTTACGTTGAGCAATAATTCTTAAACAGTTTATTCGACTCGCTCCCGATGAATGTAGACACGCCACCTAAAGATTAAAACGATAAtagtagttatttattataacagacATACTTTAATTTATCTGTGACTAGATTTTCTTTTATCCCCTTTTTCGCTATAAGTgaacagataattaaataatcacaCATTTTCCTCACTACGAATATCAaggttttaacattaattacataattgcAATTAACATCaccttcattattaaatataaatacttattaattaatttgttactttatatgcatgaaatataattcatttttatgatggtaataaaaattcaatgaaaagTTTAACtccgttttaaatattgttttatagctagcttctttatattaatggaatattaaaaaaatcttaattaagaAGTCACACTGGGtcatattatgattatatgtTAGAAAGACAAtactataatactatattataaatgtacgcataataatatttcttcgtaaatataaatatttttccagttCGTATACGCGATGTCTGTAGATGCACCgatatgaaaattgttttaaaattctttctaAACATCAATAATCCTTCCTGTTTTAATACAGACGCTTTAATTTACTACACAAACCTTAGCTAAACATGTTATTACTAAgtactaataattttcttcatcATAATTACATAGTCTGCCTTCAACCATCGGtacactatataaaaatatatttttaataatattataatattcgtaaCAATACGTACCTATTGAAGATGAGTAAGCGATgcctaagaaataaaaaatcgtaAAATCTGACGGCTTTGCTTCACTGAAACGAAAAggaattgttttgaaattaaaatacgtttatCGCAATTGGTAACGAACATAATCTCCTCATAATAAAGTCATACCAGTATAATTATCATAAGTATGAACGGTCACACTTCATACCGAATGTATCTAGTTTCTTTactcataatatattacacgTGATTGTTTCAAGGTAAGTAAATGTCGATGAAAACTTATGCTTAAGTTACAGACGGTAAATGTCGTAACGTAGTCTATTTCTGCatcgttattatatttcagagaAATGTGCTTAGAATTAACTTGCAGTATGATTTTTGCTGTGGCCTTTGGTCTGACCTTCGTATAAGATAGTTTATCTTTGTTAGAAACTTAGAACCATCTTAAAACAAGTGCTTTCGTTAGAAGAGTGGTTGGCCGCAGGCCTAAAACCTCTTCCCCATTACTACGTTCTATTactttatctatttttatttcaaaatgctttttttttatttattaagtatccTATATTCTACTATAATATCTATACTATctgtattttaacatttagggataaatagtttaaacaaCTTTTACACTTCCTTACACAACATCGTAACGGGAACTGTCACCGAGTTTATGTGGTTCAAAAATTTCTAACACTCCcatctgaaatatttaaagacgTAATCttcattaaatgtattacttGCACACATGCATAtctatacaataatatgtttttttttaatctgttaagTACAACgcacagaatatataaaaacaattatcccTATACCAAATATCTCGGTATTgtacatactttttaaattacttaaaaggCTAACATTTAGTCCAAAATTCTGAGGACTCCTAAGGAACATTAGAAATGTAagaatttagtaaaaaaaaatcaatatcaaaattatttcttaataaaacatttaacatcgaagacgtaaataataatgacgCAACTTTCGTAAAAGAGTGTTCCTAGCTACTTTTGAACcctaatttgttttgttgagTAAGGTTAAGCTTTacttgtgtaaattttaagtaataatctGCCCAGCTCAAGTAACTTAGCCTAGCATCAAACTGTGCTTCAAAATATTTGGGGACTAGACCTACGTCTTATAGTATGTCAGGCAAAtccttatatgtatttatgtccATGGCAGTCGTTTTGGATAAAATCTAAGATGatcaacttatattattttgcattgtaATGTTATCTCTATACTGGGTATCACAAAAACCTTTTAGATctgacttatttttattcgtaatGAGATCATCTTTATTATTGcatgtaattataatgtacaagTTTACTGTCATTAATTAAGGCCTcgctattttttataatattttacttgccGTCACTTAATCATCTTGATTTTATAGGCTTATCCACAtcaggtaaaaaaataatttaacgattaacattacaatttaGTGTTGTTAAAGTTTGTAAAAAGTCATATAAGAAAAGAggtaaaacttaataaatttaatttttttcttgttaataATGACCTTAgctatatctttatatatacatacacattacTTCCTGCACTTTTGTTTTGATAGAATTCATAATCCGTTTCGTCGATTCGAGTAAgtctgttatttaaattataatacaaagctCATTACTCTTTCGAGTTCACCAAGAACAGCCTTCATGATCGGCATCATAATACCACAGGTCATGGTGTTGGTGCACCACATGGACAGCATCATGCTGATAGCGAACATCAAGAAGCTCAGccttgaataaataaataagagggCCATCAATctttaaagcaaaaataaatgttcctAAACTATCCTAATTCCTATAAGTAATATAGAGCCAGTCGACATTTAAACAATCAAATTTTTCTTTCCTTTactactttttcttttaataaactcCAGTCATATGCTTTAaggctttaataaaataacaataaaatcgtTGTTTATGATTCTTGACCACTTGGGATCACTCAGTTGAGACTTGAGGGATCATTCTTATACAAAGATAACACTTGAACAAAATTATGAGTTACCTAAAATGAGAACACCCAAATGTGAGCAGAAGCTTTAAGGCAATCCGCTTGTGAATATTGCTGTATTCTATGGCTATGACGATCATCATAACTCCTAAACAGTCCAGGACTGAGTTATTGATGTTtatctaaaaattaattgttttaattttcagataAACTTTAGAACCATTTAAAGAGGATAAATCCTTAGGAACTTATAGACATAAGTCATTGAACCCTTTgctaaagttaaatttattttgattactaATTGCaggtaaaagatttttttttaaataaaattgaaattgttatattacttaataatgttatgaaatatatatgtaccgtATATATCACAGGTCTTCCCAGAGCGTCTAATATCGTAAAAATAGTTATTGGAATCAGTGAAGTAACGCCTGGGTGGAAGATATTAGCAACCAAATAAGTTCCATTCACAAGAAATACGTAAAAACTGATATAAGCCTGAAATACAATTACTACGGTTAAAATGAActacttttaaaatcaaaaactatTACAACGAAACTtagtattatgaatattattaatatatttttgaaaaggtaatattcaattactggtaatattctataatattgttta
This Danaus plexippus chromosome Z, MEX_DaPlex, whole genome shotgun sequence DNA region includes the following protein-coding sequences:
- the LOC116778093 gene encoding protein I'm not dead yet-like isoform X4, with translation MDTNLSEGNLVIITRKERIQRFIKVYRKLITFIITPFIWIPILCLGDDNAYISFYVFLVNGTYLVANIFHPGVTSLIPITIFTILDALGRPVIYTMGVLEIFEPHKLGDSSRYDVVEAKPSDFTIFYFLGIAYSSSIGGVSTFIGSESNKLFKNYCSTVFPKSPNLEAPHFTLLTLPGVLLMEICLYLWLNFYFLGMMRVQNYSSLQASLTSEEQQYVGTLLEAQYTRLGRISLHEMIVGSFVILTAILQASINLTDLVVDRETLKINSYMHSPSIICAALFFITPVNLDFIKNFRHNGNIIRVNAIKNCLSWPLIRKNIHWSALFITASNNVIFEAMTYTKMNDKFVKFLWMCHDLPAPALAFIVILFCKIMTEFANNADVATCLLPCIANLSILTKINPRYLMIGATLTISLPFHLLPASPAYAMVAAYAGIPPSKMMIAGIGPSVAAILINLFTTTVWSKVIWPDVDTYPD
- the LOC116778093 gene encoding protein I'm not dead yet-like isoform X3, translating into MDTNLSEGNLVIITRKERIQRFIKVYRKLITFIITPFIWIPILCLGDDNAYISFYVFLVNGTYLVANIFHPGVTSLIPITIFTILDALGRPVIYTININNSVLDCLGVMMIVIAIEYSNIHKRIALKLLLTFGCSHFRLSFLMFAISMMLSMWCTNTMTCGIMMPIMKAVLGELERMGVLEIFEPHKLGDSSRYDVVEAKPSDFTIFYFLGIAYSSSIGGVSTFIGSESNKLFKNYCSTVFPKSPNLEAPHFTLLTLPGVLLMEICLYLWLNFYFLGMMRVQNYSSLQASLTSEEQQYVGTLLEAQYTRLGRISLHEMIVGSFVILTAILQASINLTDLVVDRETLKINSYMHSPSIICAALFFITPVNLDFIKNFRHNGNIIRVNAIKNCLSWPLIRKNIHWSALFITASNNVIFEAMTYTKMNDKFVKFLWMCHDLPAPALAFIVILFCKIMTEFANNADVATCLLPCIANLMIAGIGPSVAAILINLFTTTVWSKVIWPDVDTYPD
- the LOC116778093 gene encoding protein I'm not dead yet-like isoform X5 — its product is MMIVIAIEYSNIHKRIALKLLLTFGCSHFRLSFLMFAISMMLSMWCTNTMTCGIMMPIMKAVLGELERMGVLEIFEPHKLGDSSRYDVVEAKPSDFTIFYFLGIAYSSSIGGVSTFIGSESNKLFKNYCSTVFPKSPNLEAPHFTLLTLPGVLLMEICLYLWLNFYFLGMMRVQNYSSLQASLTSEEQQYVGTLLEAQYTRLGRISLHEMIVGSFVILTAILQASINLTDLVVDRETLKINSYMHSPSIICAALFFITPVNLDFIKNFRHNGNIIRVNAIKNCLSWPLIRKNIHWSALFITASNNVIFEAMTYTKMNDKFVKFLWMCHDLPAPALAFIVILFCKIMTEFANNADVATCLLPCIANLSILTKINPRYLMIGATLTISLPFHLLPASPAYAMVAAYAGIPPSKMMIAGIGPSVAAILINLFTTTVWSKVIWPDVDTYPD
- the LOC116778093 gene encoding protein I'm not dead yet-like isoform X2; the protein is MDTNLSEGNLVIITRKERIQRFIKVYRKLITFIITPFIWIPILCLGDDNAYISFYVFLVNGTYLVANIFHPGVTSLIPITIFTILDALGRPVIYTININNSVLDCLGVMMIVIAIEYSNIHKRIALKLLLTFGCSHFRLSFLMFAISMMLSMWCTNTMTCGIMMPIMKAVLGELERMGVLEIFEPHKLGDSSRYDVVEAKPSDFTIFYFLGIAYSSSIGGVSTFIGSESNKLFKNYCSTVFPKSPNLEAPHFTLLTLPGVLLMEICLYLWLNFYFLGMMRVQNYSSLQASLTSEEQQYVGTLLEAQYTRLGRISLHEMIVGSFVILTAILQASINLTDLVVDRETLKINSYMHSPSIICAALFFITPVNLDFIKNFRHNASNNVIFEAMTYTKMNDKFVKFLWMCHDLPAPALAFIVILFCKIMTEFANNADVATCLLPCIANLSILTKINPRYLMIGATLTISLPFHLLPASPAYAMVAAYAGIPPSKMMIAGIGPSVAAILINLFTTTVWSKVIWPDVDTYPD
- the LOC116778093 gene encoding protein I'm not dead yet-like isoform X1, with the protein product MDTNLSEGNLVIITRKERIQRFIKVYRKLITFIITPFIWIPILCLGDDNAYISFYVFLVNGTYLVANIFHPGVTSLIPITIFTILDALGRPVIYTININNSVLDCLGVMMIVIAIEYSNIHKRIALKLLLTFGCSHFRLSFLMFAISMMLSMWCTNTMTCGIMMPIMKAVLGELERMGVLEIFEPHKLGDSSRYDVVEAKPSDFTIFYFLGIAYSSSIGGVSTFIGSESNKLFKNYCSTVFPKSPNLEAPHFTLLTLPGVLLMEICLYLWLNFYFLGMMRVQNYSSLQASLTSEEQQYVGTLLEAQYTRLGRISLHEMIVGSFVILTAILQASINLTDLVVDRETLKINSYMHSPSIICAALFFITPVNLDFIKNFRHNGNIIRVNAIKNCLSWPLIRKNIHWSALFITASNNVIFEAMTYTKMNDKFVKFLWMCHDLPAPALAFIVILFCKIMTEFANNADVATCLLPCIANLSILTKINPRYLMIGATLTISLPFHLLPASPAYAMVAAYAGIPPSKMMIAGIGPSVAAILINLFTTTVWSKVIWPDVDTYPD